A region of the Kaistia geumhonensis genome:
CCGACGCCGACATCGCCGCGAAGTCTCCCGACCTCCGCGCGCTCGGCGAAATCCGCCTCCTCAGCCTCGAAGATGGGCCCGGACGCGGGCAGCGGCTCCTCGTCGCCCGCAACGCGGCGGGGATCGGCTTCGAGATCGCGGTCGACCGAGGCTTCGACCTCTCTGCGCTCAGCCTCGGCCAGGTGCAGCTCGGCTGGCATTCCCAAAACCAGATGCGCTATCCCGCGCAACTGCCGTCGAGCGAGGACGGTTACGGTTTCCTGCGCAATTTCGACGGCTTCCTGGTCACCTGCGGGCTCTCCTACTACGGGCCGCCGCGTCGCGCCGCGGGCGACACGACCGTCAGCCCGCATCGCCCGCAGCGCGACTTTCCGCAGCATGGCGAGATCGCAGCCATGCCGGCCCGCCTCGTCGGCTACGGCCTTGATGCCGAGGCGGGCCTGATCTTCGCCGAGGGCGTCGTCCGCCAGTCGGGCGTCTTCGGCGACGTGCTCGAACTGCATCGGCGGATCGAGCTCGGGCTCTATGACCGGACGCTCGCGATCGCCGATCGCGTGGTGAATTGCGGCTTCAACCCTGCGCCGCATGCGCTGCTCTATCACTGCAATTTCGGTTATCCGCTCCTCGATGCGACGAGCGAGCTGACCGGCGCGTTCGGCGATTTCGCCCGCCGCTTCGCCGAGCTGCCGCCGCGGCCGCGGCCGGAAACGCGCGAGATCGTCGATCATCTCACTCTGCCGCCGGACGAGCGGGGCGACCTCGTCGTCGGCATTCGCAATCCGGCGATCGGCATCGGCGTCGAACTGGCCTACCGGCAGGCGCAGCTTCCCTCGCTGCTTGTCTGGCGCTCCTACCAGTCCGGCGTCTTCGCGCTCGGGATCGAGCCGGGGACCGCCTTGCCGCGAATCGAGAATGGCGAACTTCTCACCGAGACCCTCGAGCCGCGCGGCAGCCGCGACTATGCGATGGCGATCACGGTGGCAGCCGAGGATTGATCGCCGGTCAAGTCTTCAACGCCGCGGCGAGCGACGAGCGCTGGTAATCCGCGAGCAGGGCCGCGACGGCCGCAGAGGCAAGGCGAGCCTCGGCGCTGTCGGCGCGGCTCGTCAGGATGATCGGCACGCGCGCGCCGAGCACGATGCCGGCCGCATCGGCGCCCGCCAGAAATGTGAGGCCCTTCGCCAGCATGTTGCCGGCCTCGAGATCTGGCACCACCAGAATATTGGCCCGGCCCGCGACCGGAGAGCGGATTTCCTTGATGGCGGCCGAGCCGAGATCGATTGCGTTGTCGAGCGCGAGCGGTCCGTCGACGACACCGCCCGTGATCTGGCCGCGATCGGCCATCTTGCACAGCGCCGCGGCGTCGATGGTGGATGGCACGTCGGGATTGACCGTCTCCATCGCCGACAGGATCGCCACCCGCGCTTCCCCGAACTTCAAAGCCGCCGCGAGGTCGATGGCGTTCTGGACGATGTGGCGCTTCTCTTCGAGCGTCGGGGCAATGTTCACCGCCGCGTCCGTGATGATCAGCGGATCGGAATGGTTGGGAACGTCCATCACGAAGCAGTGGCTGATGCGCCGGCCGGTACGCAGCCCGGTCTCGCGCGCGACGACGGCGCCCATCAGCTCGTCCGTGTGCAGGCTGCCCTTCATGAGGGCGTCGGCCTCGCCGCTGCGCACCAGCGCGACGGCCTTTTCCGCCGCGTCATGGCTGTGGGCAGCCTCGACGCGGCGGAAGGCGGAAAGATCGGCGCCGATGGCGGCGGCCGTCGAAGCCAGCTTGGCCGGAGGCGCGACGAGGATCGGCTCCATCAGCCCCAGCGCGGCGGCCTCGACCGCCGCGCCGAGAGCGACGGCATCGCAGGGATGGGCAACGGCGACGCGGAGGCGCGGCAGGGCCTGTGCGGCCGCGATCAACCGGTCATATTTCGCATGGCGTAGGGCCGCGTCGGCGTCACCCATGATCGTCTGCTCAGCGCTTCATGTAGGAGCTGATCAGGCTGAGCTCCGGCGGACCGAGCCGGTCGGCAGCGCTCGCCAGCTGGTGCCAGTAGGGATAGATCAGCCGCTGCAGGCTGACGGCATCGAGCCGGGCGCGCTCCTCGTCGGTCAGCTTCAGCGCGGCGGCGCCGAGATTGCGCGTCAGCTGATGCTCGTTCCGGGCGCCGATGATCACCGAGGTGACGCCCGGCCGGCCAAGCAGCCAGGCGAGCGCGACTTCCGCGGGCGAGGACCCGCTGCCTTCCGCGATCTCGACCAGCACCTCGATCGTGTCGTAGAGCCGGTTTTCGTCGGCGAGCGGCGGCTCGTGCCAGTCGTTCAGGTGACGGCCGCCTTCCTCCGGCGTCTTGCCGCGGCGATACTTGCCCGAGAGAAGGCCGCCGGCGAGCGGGCTCCAGACGAGCACGCCCAGCCCCTGGTCGAGCGTCACCGGGATCAGTTCATACTCGGCATCGCGCGACTCAAGCGAATAGTAGATCTGCTGGCTGACGAGCGGCACGAAGCGGTTGGCGCGGGCGATCTCCATGGCCTTCATGAGCTGCCATCCGGAGAAGTTGGACGCGCCGACATAACGGACCTTGCCGGAGCGCACGAGCGTATCGAGCGCTTCCATCGTCTCCTCGAGCGGCGTCTGCCCGTCCCATTCATGCAACTGATAGAGATCGATCGTTTCGACCTGCAGCCGCTTCAGGCTCGCCTCGGCCTGGCTGACGATGTGACGGCGCGACAGGCCTTCGCCGTTCGGTCCGTCGCCCATGCGGAAGCGCACCTTGGTCGCGATGATCAGGTCGTCGCTGCGCCCCTTGATGACCTCGCCGAGAATCTCCTCCGAGCGGCCGTTGGAATAGGCGTTCGACGTGTCGATCAGGTTGATGCCGGCATCGACGCAGATATCGAGCAGCCGGCGCGCCTCGGCCGTGTCCGTTGCGCCCCATTTGGCGAGCCCGCCGACGCCGCCGAAGGTCGCGGTGCCGAAGGAAAGCGTCGAGACCTTGAGGCCCGAGCGACCGAGAAGCCGATAGTCCATGGATGCGTTTCCTCTCCGTTCCGCATTGAAAGACCCGTCGCCGCCACATGGCCGCGGGCGCGGCCGGAAACCTGCGTCTCCTCGATAGGGCGCGATGCGGGGTGGCGTTGGGCGTGTGATCCGGTCCTTGGGCCGGCCGGGGAACGCTAGCGCAGATGGCCGTCAAGATCGAGAGTCGAAAGGCGAGGGGCAACCGTCCGGCGCCTTTGCGCCCTT
Encoded here:
- a CDS encoding aldo/keto reductase, with protein sequence MDYRLLGRSGLKVSTLSFGTATFGGVGGLAKWGATDTAEARRLLDICVDAGINLIDTSNAYSNGRSEEILGEVIKGRSDDLIIATKVRFRMGDGPNGEGLSRRHIVSQAEASLKRLQVETIDLYQLHEWDGQTPLEETMEALDTLVRSGKVRYVGASNFSGWQLMKAMEIARANRFVPLVSQQIYYSLESRDAEYELIPVTLDQGLGVLVWSPLAGGLLSGKYRRGKTPEEGGRHLNDWHEPPLADENRLYDTIEVLVEIAEGSGSSPAEVALAWLLGRPGVTSVIIGARNEHQLTRNLGAAALKLTDEERARLDAVSLQRLIYPYWHQLASAADRLGPPELSLISSYMKR
- a CDS encoding DUF4432 family protein produces the protein MSKSLPHRLPQIASADADIAAKSPDLRALGEIRLLSLEDGPGRGQRLLVARNAAGIGFEIAVDRGFDLSALSLGQVQLGWHSQNQMRYPAQLPSSEDGYGFLRNFDGFLVTCGLSYYGPPRRAAGDTTVSPHRPQRDFPQHGEIAAMPARLVGYGLDAEAGLIFAEGVVRQSGVFGDVLELHRRIELGLYDRTLAIADRVVNCGFNPAPHALLYHCNFGYPLLDATSELTGAFGDFARRFAELPPRPRPETREIVDHLTLPPDERGDLVVGIRNPAIGIGVELAYRQAQLPSLLVWRSYQSGVFALGIEPGTALPRIENGELLTETLEPRGSRDYAMAITVAAED
- a CDS encoding phosphate acetyltransferase is translated as MGDADAALRHAKYDRLIAAAQALPRLRVAVAHPCDAVALGAAVEAAALGLMEPILVAPPAKLASTAAAIGADLSAFRRVEAAHSHDAAEKAVALVRSGEADALMKGSLHTDELMGAVVARETGLRTGRRISHCFVMDVPNHSDPLIITDAAVNIAPTLEEKRHIVQNAIDLAAALKFGEARVAILSAMETVNPDVPSTIDAAALCKMADRGQITGGVVDGPLALDNAIDLGSAAIKEIRSPVAGRANILVVPDLEAGNMLAKGLTFLAGADAAGIVLGARVPIILTSRADSAEARLASAAVAALLADYQRSSLAAALKT